One Desulfobulbus propionicus DSM 2032 DNA segment encodes these proteins:
- a CDS encoding peptidoglycan-binding protein produces MTRVYFQRASKGYRAVRGEVVRQIQVALRAAGADPEEIDGIYGGDTEKALKAYQQAKGMESNGKITTETWSSLMGEAPPSLFARCLQLTGDFEGHGFQKIAGNFDGAGLTWGIIGFTLQHGELKRIISEVAQQYPALLDQAFGSLRDDLLDVLRQSKNEQIAWANAISIGSNKYRVQGPWEQAFATLGTFPEVQAVQLKRVGAYWDIALRDTKRFGLKSERGLALCFDIAVQNGGIDFAQEERGILKWLANHPDAVESDKLARIADVVAENSRPQYVEDVRRRKRTIATGDGVVHGARYATQDWGIAEHPWIV; encoded by the coding sequence ATGACCAGAGTCTATTTTCAACGGGCCAGCAAGGGATACCGGGCTGTGCGCGGGGAAGTCGTGCGGCAGATCCAGGTTGCCCTCAGAGCGGCCGGGGCCGATCCCGAGGAGATCGATGGCATCTACGGCGGCGACACGGAAAAGGCGCTCAAGGCATATCAGCAGGCCAAGGGGATGGAAAGCAACGGCAAGATAACCACCGAGACCTGGTCGAGCCTGATGGGAGAAGCTCCGCCTTCCCTCTTTGCCCGCTGCCTGCAACTGACCGGCGATTTTGAAGGTCATGGCTTTCAAAAAATTGCCGGCAATTTCGACGGGGCCGGCCTGACCTGGGGCATTATTGGCTTTACCTTGCAGCACGGCGAACTGAAACGGATCATTTCCGAGGTGGCACAGCAGTATCCCGCCCTGCTCGACCAGGCTTTCGGCAGCCTCAGGGATGACCTGCTCGACGTGCTCCGGCAGAGCAAAAACGAGCAGATTGCCTGGGCGAACGCCATCTCCATCGGCTCCAACAAATACCGCGTGCAAGGGCCGTGGGAACAGGCCTTCGCCACCCTGGGCACCTTTCCCGAAGTCCAGGCCGTTCAGCTGAAACGGGTGGGGGCCTATTGGGATATCGCCCTGCGCGACACAAAACGCTTTGGTCTGAAAAGCGAACGGGGCCTTGCCCTGTGCTTCGATATCGCGGTGCAGAACGGTGGCATCGATTTTGCTCAGGAGGAGCGCGGCATCCTGAAGTGGCTTGCCAACCATCCGGACGCCGTGGAAAGCGACAAACTGGCGCGGATCGCCGACGTGGTGGCCGAAAACAGCCGGCCCCAATACGTGGAGGATGTCCGGCGGCGTAAACGGACGATCGCGACCGGAGACGGCGTGGTCCATGGCGCCCGCTATGCCACCCAGGACTGGGGGATCGCGGAACACCCCTGGATCGTCTAG
- a CDS encoding efflux RND transporter periplasmic adaptor subunit — protein MSLKKVSLLLVPVLAIGFFAGYRFLTREQPIKVTVQAVDRGLVEATVANTRAGTVKARNRANLTPPIGGQIATLHVRKADTVKAGQILLTLWNKDLQAELQLARSETIAAEAAVRENCLMADLAERQAARQRELRTTKATSESKYDEAQATARARRAACEAATARRAVSAARVKATEATLERTILIAPFDGIVAEVNGEVGEYLTPSPPGIATLPAVDLINMQSLYVAAPIDEIDAAQIRPGMAVRISLDAFPKQSFPGTVHSISPYVLEVAKQARTVEIEADFAQNAAPPNLLAGYSADVEIILATRPQVMRIPSEALLGDGSVYLLDPKSKRVERRRVTTGLANWKFTEVSAGLQPGETVVTSIDRQGLADGVLVEVEQPARTVATP, from the coding sequence ATGTCCCTGAAAAAAGTTTCTCTGTTGCTTGTACCGGTGCTGGCCATCGGTTTCTTTGCCGGCTACCGTTTCCTGACCCGGGAACAGCCGATCAAGGTGACGGTACAGGCCGTGGATCGCGGCCTGGTCGAGGCCACGGTGGCCAATACCCGCGCCGGCACGGTCAAGGCCCGCAACCGGGCCAACCTGACCCCGCCCATCGGCGGCCAGATCGCCACCCTCCATGTGCGCAAGGCCGACACGGTCAAGGCCGGCCAGATCCTGCTCACCCTGTGGAACAAGGATCTGCAGGCGGAACTGCAACTGGCACGAAGTGAGACCATTGCCGCCGAAGCCGCCGTGCGGGAAAACTGTCTGATGGCCGATCTGGCTGAGCGCCAGGCCGCGCGTCAGCGCGAATTGCGGACCACCAAGGCCACCTCGGAATCCAAATACGACGAGGCCCAGGCCACGGCCCGCGCCCGGCGGGCGGCCTGCGAGGCTGCCACGGCGCGGCGGGCGGTGAGCGCCGCCCGGGTCAAGGCCACCGAGGCCACCCTGGAACGGACCATCCTCATTGCCCCCTTCGACGGCATCGTCGCCGAGGTTAACGGCGAGGTCGGCGAGTATCTGACACCGTCGCCGCCGGGCATCGCCACCCTGCCGGCGGTGGATCTGATCAACATGCAGTCGCTCTACGTGGCCGCGCCCATCGACGAGATCGATGCGGCCCAGATCCGGCCCGGCATGGCGGTGCGCATCAGTCTCGATGCCTTTCCCAAGCAGAGCTTTCCGGGCACGGTGCACAGCATCTCGCCCTATGTGCTCGAGGTGGCCAAGCAGGCGCGCACGGTGGAGATCGAGGCCGACTTTGCCCAGAATGCCGCTCCACCCAACCTGCTGGCCGGGTACAGCGCCGATGTCGAGATCATCCTCGCTACCCGGCCGCAGGTCATGCGCATCCCCTCCGAGGCCCTGCTGGGTGATGGGTCGGTCTACTTGCTCGATCCCAAAAGCAAGCGGGTCGAGCGCCGCAGGGTGACCACCGGTCTGGCCAATTGGAAATTCACCGAGGTCAGCGCCGGCCTGCAGCCAGGCGAGACGGTAGTGACCTCCATCGACCGCCAGGGCTTGGCCGATGGCGTGCTGGTCGAGGTGGAGCAACCCGCCCGGACAGTGGCCACGCCATGA
- a CDS encoding ABC transporter ATP-binding protein translates to MIELREVSRIFHVGGQEVWAMDRISLTIAPGEYLSIMGPSGSGKSTLLNTLGLLDTPDSGTYLLEGQDVTSLDDRQLAATRSRKIGFIFQFFHLIPRLTAQQNIELPLLLAGVARRERTERSTPLLEAFGLTARRHHKPDELSGGQRQRVAIARAVINRPTVLLADEPTGNLDRHSGTDIIELLEELNQRGLTLVIVTHDPEIGERARRQIRVVDGRIAADSRRN, encoded by the coding sequence ATGATCGAACTGCGCGAGGTCAGCCGCATCTTTCATGTCGGTGGTCAGGAGGTGTGGGCCATGGACCGCATTTCGCTCACCATCGCGCCGGGCGAATACCTCTCCATCATGGGCCCCTCGGGCTCGGGCAAATCGACCTTGCTCAACACCCTGGGCTTGCTCGACACCCCGGACAGCGGCACCTACCTGCTCGAAGGCCAGGACGTCACCAGCCTCGACGACCGCCAACTGGCCGCCACCCGCAGCCGCAAGATCGGTTTCATCTTCCAGTTTTTCCATCTCATTCCCCGCCTCACCGCCCAGCAGAACATCGAACTGCCCCTGCTGCTGGCCGGCGTCGCGCGCCGCGAACGAACCGAACGCAGCACGCCTCTGCTGGAGGCCTTTGGCCTGACCGCGCGGCGCCACCACAAACCGGACGAACTTTCCGGCGGCCAGCGCCAGCGGGTGGCCATTGCCCGGGCGGTGATCAACCGGCCGACCGTGCTGCTGGCCGACGAGCCCACCGGCAACCTCGACCGCCACTCCGGCACCGACATCATCGAACTGCTGGAGGAGCTGAACCAGCGCGGGCTGACGTTGGTGATCGTCACCCACGATCCGGAGATCGGCGAGCGGGCACGGCGGCAGATCCGGGTGGTGGACGGCCGTATCGCCGCCGACAGCCGCAGGAACTGA
- a CDS encoding ABC transporter permease, which produces MRPLDALGFACASLGSNRVRTLLMLLAMSIGVAAVVLLTGIGNGARLYIVNQFASLGTNLVIVIPGRTETAANTPAALVGETPRDLTLADARALARGDAVKRLTPINIGEMNIGWRGKERQVPLVGSTAPILDIHHLKLDRGTFLPDDDMELARPVCVIGAKVYRELFGQQNALGELVRLGGFRCRVIGILGSEGRSLGLDTEELVIVPVAFAQMLLNTEGLFRILIEATDLGAIDRLKTHITTTIAKRHYGEEDVTIITQDSVLTTFDKILRVLTLTVAGIAGISLVVAGILIMNVMLMAVAQRTAEIGLCKALGAGQLQVMALIVTEALLLSTIGGLIGLGLGFGGAWLAVQFYPTLQTTPPPWAIGAALGTALGTGFIFSLLPARRAARLDPIQALARH; this is translated from the coding sequence ATGCGGCCCCTGGATGCCCTCGGTTTTGCCTGTGCCTCGCTGGGTTCCAACCGGGTGCGCACCCTGCTGATGCTGTTGGCGATGAGTATCGGCGTGGCCGCAGTGGTCCTGCTCACCGGCATCGGCAACGGCGCCCGACTCTACATTGTCAACCAGTTCGCCTCCTTGGGCACCAACCTGGTGATCGTCATTCCCGGCCGAACCGAAACCGCGGCCAACACCCCGGCCGCCCTGGTGGGCGAGACCCCGCGCGACCTCACCCTGGCCGATGCCCGGGCCCTGGCCCGTGGTGACGCGGTGAAGCGCCTGACCCCGATCAACATCGGCGAGATGAACATCGGTTGGCGCGGCAAGGAGCGGCAGGTGCCGCTGGTCGGTTCCACCGCGCCCATCCTCGACATCCACCACCTCAAGCTCGATCGCGGCACCTTCCTCCCCGATGACGACATGGAACTGGCCCGGCCGGTGTGCGTCATCGGCGCCAAGGTCTACCGCGAGCTGTTCGGCCAGCAGAACGCGCTCGGCGAATTGGTGCGCCTCGGCGGCTTCCGCTGCCGGGTGATCGGCATCCTTGGTTCCGAGGGCCGTTCGCTCGGCCTGGACACCGAGGAGTTGGTGATCGTGCCGGTGGCCTTTGCCCAGATGCTGCTCAACACCGAAGGACTGTTCCGCATCCTCATCGAGGCCACCGACCTCGGTGCCATCGACCGGCTCAAGACCCACATCACCACCACCATCGCCAAGCGCCACTACGGCGAGGAAGACGTGACCATCATCACCCAGGACTCGGTCCTGACCACCTTCGACAAGATCCTCCGGGTGCTGACCCTGACCGTGGCCGGGATTGCCGGCATCAGTCTGGTGGTGGCGGGCATCCTCATCATGAACGTGATGCTCATGGCCGTGGCCCAGCGCACCGCCGAGATCGGCCTGTGCAAGGCTCTGGGCGCGGGCCAGCTGCAGGTCATGGCCCTGATCGTCACCGAGGCCCTGCTGCTCTCCACCATCGGCGGCCTGATCGGCCTGGGCCTTGGGTTTGGCGGCGCTTGGCTGGCGGTCCAATTCTACCCCACCCTGCAGACCACGCCGCCGCCCTGGGCCATCGGTGCCGCCCTGGGCACGGCGCTGGGCACCGGATTTATTTTTTCGCTGCTGCCCGCCCGCCGCGCGGCCCGACTCGATCCCATCCAGGCCCTGGCCCGCCACTGA
- a CDS encoding ABC transporter permease: MDFFDQLQFITTSIRAKRLHSFLTGLGIAVGIAAVILLTSMGEGLQRFVLAEFTQFGTNLIAINPGKVTTMGTSLGVIGSERLLTLEDADALRGLPGIEAAVPMIQGNAEVKAGNRTRRITLYGVGPEMDRAFRMRVQSGRFLPPDDARTARAFVVLGHKVRQELFPDRNPLGERVQIGNQPARVIGVMESKGQILGFDMDDTLYLPAVRALDLFNRDGLMEIDILYREGAEASEVVAAIKRLLLARHGQEDFTITTQQQMLDVLGSVLGMLTVAVGALGGISLLVGSVGIFTVMTIAVRERTGEIGLLRAIGATKAQILLFFLFEGTLLSALGGAAGLGAGFVCATLIHFFVPLLPVHTPWTFIVLAELVALAIGILASILPARQAARLNPLEALRSE; the protein is encoded by the coding sequence ATGGATTTTTTCGACCAGCTCCAGTTCATCACCACTTCCATCCGGGCCAAGCGGTTGCACTCCTTTCTCACCGGCCTGGGCATCGCGGTGGGCATCGCCGCGGTCATTCTGCTGACCTCCATGGGCGAGGGCTTGCAGCGGTTCGTGCTCGCCGAGTTCACCCAGTTCGGCACCAACCTGATCGCCATCAATCCGGGCAAGGTGACCACCATGGGCACTTCGCTGGGGGTGATCGGTTCGGAACGATTGCTCACCCTGGAGGATGCCGACGCCCTGCGCGGGCTGCCCGGCATCGAGGCTGCCGTACCCATGATCCAGGGCAACGCCGAGGTCAAGGCTGGCAACCGAACCCGGCGAATCACCCTCTACGGCGTTGGCCCGGAAATGGACCGGGCCTTTCGCATGCGGGTGCAGAGCGGCCGTTTCCTGCCGCCCGACGATGCCCGCACCGCCCGCGCCTTTGTCGTCCTGGGCCACAAGGTACGGCAGGAACTGTTCCCGGATCGCAATCCGCTTGGCGAACGGGTGCAGATCGGCAACCAGCCGGCGCGGGTGATCGGGGTGATGGAATCCAAGGGCCAGATCCTCGGCTTTGACATGGACGACACCCTCTACCTCCCGGCGGTGCGCGCCTTGGATCTGTTCAACCGTGACGGTCTGATGGAGATCGACATCCTCTACCGCGAGGGAGCCGAGGCCAGCGAGGTCGTGGCGGCGATCAAACGGCTGCTCCTGGCCCGCCATGGCCAAGAGGACTTCACCATCACCACCCAGCAGCAGATGCTCGACGTACTTGGCTCGGTGCTGGGCATGCTGACCGTGGCGGTCGGCGCCTTGGGCGGCATTTCGCTGTTGGTGGGCAGTGTCGGCATTTTCACCGTCATGACCATCGCCGTTCGCGAACGCACCGGCGAGATTGGCCTGCTGCGGGCCATCGGCGCCACCAAAGCCCAGATCCTGCTCTTCTTTCTCTTTGAGGGCACCCTGCTCTCCGCCCTGGGCGGCGCGGCCGGACTGGGGGCGGGCTTTGTCTGCGCCACCTTGATTCACTTTTTCGTGCCGCTCCTGCCGGTGCACACCCCCTGGACCTTCATCGTCCTCGCCGAACTGGTGGCCCTGGCCATCGGCATCCTCGCCTCGATCCTGCCCGCCCGTCAGGCGGCCCGGCTCAATCCCCTGGAGGCCTTGCGCTCGGAATAG
- a CDS encoding diheme cytochrome c — MKKHNTVNMLLTSYLLFLFPCCVVASEHKQNETRHFDPVTNGIFKQTCGACHFAYQPGLLPSGSWEKILSNLPSHFGEEITLEEKSKNLINEYVRANSAEYSSAKRAKKILKSLAGQTPLRITEIPYIREKHRELDANIFSKPSIGSRSNCIACHSAAEQGNYDDDFVKIPN, encoded by the coding sequence ATGAAAAAACACAATACGGTTAACATGCTTCTCACGAGTTACCTCCTTTTCCTTTTTCCATGTTGTGTTGTCGCGAGTGAGCATAAACAAAACGAAACCAGGCATTTCGACCCTGTAACCAACGGAATTTTTAAGCAAACCTGCGGAGCATGCCATTTTGCTTATCAGCCAGGCCTGCTTCCTTCAGGGTCATGGGAAAAAATTCTTTCCAATCTGCCCTCTCATTTCGGTGAAGAAATCACTTTAGAGGAAAAATCAAAAAACCTTATCAATGAATATGTGCGAGCAAACTCTGCTGAATACTCATCGGCTAAAAGAGCAAAAAAAATCTTAAAAAGTCTAGCGGGCCAAACACCGTTACGGATTACAGAAATACCGTATATCCGTGAAAAACATCGCGAACTGGATGCAAACATTTTTAGTAAACCATCAATTGGTTCCCGTTCCAATTGCATAGCCTGTCATTCTGCCGCTGAGCAAGGCAACTACGATGATGATTTCGTGAAAATTCCAAACTAA
- a CDS encoding amidohydrolase family protein, translated as MDNTRYIIAGSCIDGWSGTVRKEIVLALKDGRITAMGERSELPRDPGATVDDLSHCTIVPPLIDCSVALARSPAIDPRLRADMEQANPERQAALVNRHIGYCLAHGVLGVVDSNTPEALLARYRGTTAPEQALSICSAGCIGIEKGQGATPRTLGPPIHRIGYSNDIEQTGISEPNLGGDALRHLLAQSGSGRKVVVANGPQAVAEALAAGCDAIEQGYLMSEEHLRKMADNQVLWIPSVLRAKNGLDSSGSGGDVSCRFSLRYVAPGKAQPGAEASWKALLTDQLRLLGRARDLGVPTAVGTGAGSPGILHGESVVEEIKLFIKAGYSLAEAIGCASEQGARFFGLEQIGALRVGGPATFLVTRGTPHQLPRKLAYLEGIYVGGAPSPIYRKNPVKKGPDAPIL; from the coding sequence ATGGACAACACCCGATACATCATCGCAGGCAGTTGCATCGATGGCTGGAGTGGTACGGTGCGCAAAGAAATCGTGCTTGCGCTCAAGGACGGGCGCATCACGGCGATGGGCGAGCGCAGCGAATTGCCCCGTGATCCAGGGGCGACCGTCGATGACCTCTCCCATTGCACCATCGTGCCGCCGTTGATCGACTGCAGCGTTGCCCTGGCGCGGTCGCCCGCGATTGATCCGCGGCTACGGGCAGATATGGAGCAAGCCAACCCCGAACGGCAGGCCGCGTTGGTTAATCGGCACATCGGATATTGCCTGGCCCACGGTGTGCTGGGCGTGGTCGACAGTAACACCCCCGAGGCGTTGCTTGCCCGGTATCGCGGTACAACAGCGCCGGAACAGGCCCTGTCCATTTGCTCAGCCGGTTGTATCGGCATCGAGAAGGGCCAAGGTGCGACACCCAGGACGCTTGGCCCTCCTATCCACAGAATCGGATACTCCAACGATATCGAACAGACCGGAATTTCCGAACCGAACTTGGGCGGCGACGCACTGCGCCACCTGTTGGCACAATCCGGGAGTGGCAGGAAGGTGGTGGTCGCCAATGGGCCTCAGGCAGTGGCCGAGGCACTGGCCGCCGGCTGCGACGCCATCGAGCAAGGCTATCTGATGAGTGAGGAACATCTCAGGAAGATGGCCGACAACCAGGTGCTGTGGATACCCAGCGTATTGCGGGCAAAAAATGGCCTGGACAGCTCGGGTTCCGGCGGCGATGTCAGTTGTCGTTTTTCGTTGCGGTATGTCGCGCCGGGAAAAGCACAGCCTGGGGCGGAAGCCTCCTGGAAGGCGTTGCTCACCGATCAGCTCCGACTGTTGGGCCGGGCACGGGATCTGGGGGTGCCGACAGCCGTGGGTACCGGTGCCGGCAGTCCTGGCATCCTCCATGGCGAATCCGTGGTGGAAGAGATCAAACTGTTCATCAAGGCCGGCTATTCCCTGGCCGAGGCCATCGGCTGCGCCTCGGAACAAGGGGCTCGCTTCTTTGGCCTGGAGCAGATCGGCGCGCTGCGGGTCGGCGGCCCGGCCACCTTTCTGGTTACCCGGGGCACCCCTCACCAACTGCCGAGAAAACTGGCCTATCTGGAAGGAATCTACGTCGGCGGTGCCCCCAGCCCCATCTACCGAAAGAATCCGGTGAAGAAGGGACCAGATGCCCCCATCCTTTGA
- a CDS encoding NAD-dependent malic enzyme, whose product MYKIIHDKDEMIIRFEKDLVDGETLSRFLSHINLQSMLKKSAGGDASARLRARSHLAALPTGIALLRDPSLNKGSAFTLEEREALGLTGLLPPRVHTLDEQVQRILENLRKQSTDIERYVYLIALQDRNKTLFYRVLLDNIEELMPIVYTPTVGQACLQFGHIFRRPRGIYITARDKGRVAELLGNWPFNDIKVIVVTDGERILGLGDLGADGMGIPVGKLALYSVCAGIHPSLSLPVTLDMGTDNARLLNDPLYIGLQHPRIRGELYDEMLEEFILAVQQVFPGCMIQFEDFANRNAFRLLQQYRDQVCCFNDDIQGTAAVTVAGIFSALRITGGDLKEQRFLFLGAGEAGLGAGELLVSALVDAGLSLDEARRCCWYVDSKGLIVKSRTDLSGHKLLYAHDHPPIADFHTAVETLKPQAIIGVSGQPKRFTPEILETMARINERPIVFSLSNPTSKSECTAEEAYTWTEGRAIFASGSPFDPVVIKGRKLYPSQGNNVYIFPGVGMGVMASGAVRVTDEMFLVAAKVVAGEVSDADLEYGRVYPPLPRIREVSLAVAVAVAEVAYREGLAAKPKPDDLAEYIRGLMFEPEYQTYI is encoded by the coding sequence ATGTATAAAATAATCCATGATAAGGATGAGATGATCATCCGCTTCGAGAAAGACCTGGTCGATGGCGAAACCCTGTCGCGCTTCTTGAGTCACATCAACCTGCAGTCCATGCTGAAGAAGAGCGCCGGCGGCGATGCCAGCGCCCGCTTGCGCGCCCGCAGTCATCTGGCCGCCCTGCCCACCGGCATTGCCCTGCTGCGTGACCCCAGCCTCAACAAGGGTTCGGCCTTTACCCTGGAGGAGCGCGAGGCCCTGGGGCTGACCGGTTTGCTGCCGCCCCGGGTGCACACCCTGGACGAGCAGGTGCAGCGCATTTTGGAAAACCTGCGCAAACAGTCCACCGACATCGAGCGCTACGTCTATCTGATCGCCCTCCAGGACCGCAACAAGACCCTGTTCTACCGGGTGCTGCTCGACAACATCGAGGAGCTGATGCCCATTGTCTACACGCCCACCGTCGGCCAGGCCTGCCTCCAGTTCGGCCACATCTTCCGTCGGCCGCGCGGCATCTATATCACCGCCCGCGACAAGGGCAGAGTGGCGGAATTGCTCGGCAACTGGCCGTTCAACGACATCAAGGTGATCGTGGTCACCGACGGTGAGCGCATCCTCGGCCTCGGCGACCTGGGTGCCGACGGCATGGGCATTCCAGTGGGCAAGCTGGCCCTCTACTCGGTCTGCGCCGGCATCCACCCCTCGCTCAGTTTGCCGGTCACCCTCGACATGGGCACGGACAATGCCCGCTTGCTCAACGACCCGCTCTACATCGGCCTGCAGCATCCGCGCATCCGTGGCGAACTGTACGATGAGATGCTCGAGGAGTTCATCCTGGCGGTGCAGCAGGTCTTCCCCGGCTGCATGATTCAGTTCGAGGACTTCGCCAACCGCAACGCCTTCAGGTTGTTGCAGCAGTACCGCGATCAGGTCTGCTGCTTCAATGACGACATCCAGGGCACGGCCGCCGTCACCGTGGCCGGGATCTTCTCGGCCCTGCGCATCACCGGCGGCGATCTCAAGGAACAGCGATTCCTCTTTCTCGGCGCGGGCGAGGCTGGACTCGGCGCAGGAGAGCTGCTGGTGTCGGCCCTGGTCGATGCCGGACTGTCGCTGGACGAAGCACGCCGCTGCTGCTGGTACGTCGATTCCAAGGGGCTGATCGTCAAGAGCCGCACCGATCTCAGCGGCCACAAGTTGCTCTATGCCCACGACCATCCGCCGATCGCCGACTTCCACACTGCGGTCGAAACCCTCAAGCCGCAGGCGATCATCGGCGTGTCCGGTCAGCCCAAGCGGTTCACCCCGGAGATTTTGGAGACCATGGCCCGGATCAACGAGCGGCCCATCGTCTTTTCCCTCTCCAACCCCACCTCCAAATCGGAATGTACCGCCGAAGAGGCTTACACCTGGACCGAAGGCCGCGCCATCTTTGCCAGCGGCAGCCCCTTTGATCCGGTGGTCATCAAGGGTCGCAAGTTGTATCCTTCCCAGGGCAACAACGTCTACATCTTTCCCGGCGTGGGCATGGGGGTGATGGCCAGCGGCGCGGTGCGGGTGACCGACGAGATGTTCCTGGTGGCAGCCAAGGTGGTGGCCGGCGAGGTGTCGGATGCCGATCTCGAGTATGGCCGGGTCTATCCGCCCCTGCCGCGCATCCGCGAGGTATCGTTGGCCGTGGCCGTGGCCGTGGCCGAGGTGGCCTACCGGGAAGGCCTGGCCGCCAAACCCAAACCCGACGACCTTGCCGAGTATATCCGCGGCCTGATGTTTGAACCGGAATATCAGACGTATATCTGA
- a CDS encoding DUF1848 domain-containing protein, with the protein MIVSVSRRTDIPAFYGDWLLNRLHAGVALARNPFNPRQVSRVLLDPRLVNCLVFWTKNPAPLLGRLDEIDRLGYPYYFHFTLTGCGLQLEPRVPDQASLIATFRRLADRIGPDRVLWRFDPIVFTATLTPEHYLQAFDQLARHLRGHTRCCIVSFLSLYAKCRRNLRGIDLLPPAPEEATRFATRLAALAKRHAIRLYACCDSLLQEQCGFEAARCIDGRLVAELIGQPGFRVGKDSSQRPACGCAASVDIGAYNTCPHGCRYCYANTSQQAVIHNRAAHDPHSPLLVGTLIGNETITERKPASGRWVQRPLF; encoded by the coding sequence ATGATTGTCAGCGTCAGCCGGCGGACCGATATCCCTGCCTTTTACGGCGACTGGCTGCTCAACCGGCTGCACGCGGGCGTCGCACTGGCCCGCAATCCCTTCAATCCCCGGCAGGTTTCGCGGGTTCTCCTCGATCCGCGTCTGGTGAATTGCCTAGTGTTTTGGACCAAGAATCCGGCGCCGCTGCTCGGTCGGCTGGATGAAATCGACCGGCTCGGCTACCCGTATTACTTCCACTTTACCCTCACCGGCTGTGGTCTCCAGTTGGAACCGCGGGTTCCCGATCAGGCCAGTCTGATCGCTACGTTCCGTCGCCTGGCCGACCGTATCGGCCCGGACCGGGTGCTGTGGCGTTTTGACCCGATTGTCTTCACCGCGACCCTGACCCCTGAGCACTATCTGCAGGCCTTTGATCAGCTGGCGCGGCACCTGCGCGGCCACACCCGCTGCTGCATCGTCAGCTTTCTCAGCCTCTATGCCAAATGCAGGCGCAACCTGCGGGGAATCGATCTGCTGCCGCCTGCCCCCGAGGAAGCGACCCGGTTTGCCACCCGGCTTGCCGCCCTGGCCAAGCGTCATGCGATCAGGCTGTATGCCTGCTGCGACTCCCTGCTCCAGGAGCAGTGCGGCTTCGAGGCGGCCCGGTGTATCGACGGTCGCCTAGTGGCCGAGCTGATCGGGCAGCCGGGATTCCGGGTAGGCAAAGACAGCAGCCAGCGACCGGCATGCGGCTGCGCCGCCAGTGTGGATATCGGTGCCTACAACACCTGCCCGCACGGCTGCCGCTACTGCTATGCCAACACCAGCCAACAGGCGGTCATCCACAATCGGGCGGCCCATGATCCCCATTCGCCGCTGCTCGTCGGCACGCTTATCGGCAACGAAACGATCACCGAGCGCAAGCCGGCGTCCGGCCGCTGGGTCCAGCGTCCCCTGTTTTGA
- a CDS encoding DUF6976 family protein: MHQNMFTVAEVEPLITAGRTLLLAGEEQLMRQLPKGRWIGGTIPYFITSDQGGIVSREQLFVTDLTPVAASAAIEVYDRHRLGTIYTQNEGRDFSFIILPAASSVHASFALNAPHYQDFGSRPLVGWVAGVHLVEMGTATPKVFNGLSGTAHAQEAVVMHVTLPADKTVDVGILNIFEQGEGDTFIFPNDGFSCTDVLVNGVRENFAQYILRNELDTKLPLVADYYGALINTSFQNVEPDGKVEFYAPVFAGIHYRHARAVADYEATFNRQLRTLNPGGRTIVFSCNCILNYLYSGLQGYRTDPFVGPITFGEIAYQLLNQTLVYLEVHNL; encoded by the coding sequence ATGCATCAGAATATGTTCACTGTCGCCGAGGTCGAACCGCTGATCACCGCAGGACGGACCCTGCTGCTCGCCGGCGAGGAGCAGCTGATGCGCCAGTTACCCAAGGGGCGATGGATCGGTGGTACGATCCCCTATTTCATCACCTCGGATCAGGGTGGGATCGTTTCCCGTGAGCAGCTGTTCGTCACCGACCTGACCCCGGTCGCAGCGTCGGCGGCCATCGAAGTGTATGACCGGCACCGGCTCGGCACGATCTATACCCAAAACGAAGGACGCGACTTCAGCTTCATTATTCTGCCGGCAGCCAGCTCCGTGCACGCGTCGTTTGCCCTCAACGCCCCCCATTACCAGGATTTTGGCAGCCGGCCGTTGGTCGGCTGGGTGGCGGGCGTGCATCTCGTTGAGATGGGCACGGCAACGCCCAAGGTGTTCAACGGCCTCTCGGGCACGGCCCATGCGCAGGAGGCGGTGGTCATGCATGTGACCCTGCCTGCCGATAAAACCGTGGACGTGGGTATCCTCAATATCTTTGAGCAGGGGGAAGGGGACACCTTTATCTTTCCCAACGATGGCTTTTCCTGCACCGATGTACTGGTCAATGGGGTCAGGGAAAATTTCGCTCAGTATATCCTTCGCAACGAACTCGACACCAAACTGCCGTTGGTGGCCGATTATTACGGCGCCTTGATCAATACCAGCTTTCAAAACGTCGAGCCCGACGGCAAGGTCGAATTTTATGCGCCAGTGTTTGCCGGCATCCACTACAGGCACGCCAGGGCGGTCGCCGACTATGAAGCCACCTTCAACAGGCAGCTGCGCACGCTCAACCCCGGCGGCCGCACCATTGTCTTTTCCTGCAACTGCATTCTCAACTATCTCTACTCCGGGTTGCAGGGATACCGAACCGATCCCTTTGTCGGCCCCATCACCTTTGGCGAGATTGCCTACCAGTTGCTCAACCAGACCCTGGTCTATCTTGAAGTGCACAACCTCTAA